tttagaccaaatttgcaaatcatatgacgtgtcATCAAAAGGTATCATTTAGTGCccattcattacttatacatatcccTAAAGGCTCgaaaatatcattattttttagtCATATATTGAggaggttagtaaataagaaaaaacacctcaagatttataaaaaaacactttaaaagttcagatggaaGACAAAACTCATAATGTATCTACTTGTACACCTGAAGTTTTTTGGTTTCGTTCTctcgatacaaaataaattagtttttccgtGTGTTCTAAAGTACTGAGTTTGACAtgcttttctaaatataattgtATCAATGTCTTATatgtaaaaacaaataattttttagatGAAGTAAGGGCACATTTTTTTGGTTTCGTCCGGGCCTTAAAAATCTCTGGACCGGCCCTGGTTACAAttcatttgcttttttttttattcctccTTAAATTTACTGATGACTGAAACCTCATGAATTTCAactaaagaaaagaagaaactgGATAGACCAAAATCGAGCTGTGTGCAATCTATAGTGACCAAAATCATATTATTGCCAAAAAACATTAATAACCAAATATACGAAATCTTGTTAAATCTCAAACTGACCTTCTAGCATTGTGATGTTAGACTGAACTCGATTATCTAAGTTAATATTAAATCTTAGTCTAAAGAAACAAATTTGTTCAAGCAATTAAATCACAACCAAGACAACATATCAACTGATGCAAtgcaattgaaattaaaaacaaagagtCTACAAACCTATAGACATGAACGATGATGGAGAAGCCATCCCAATCCTGTAACACATAAACTTTCTCCTCTCTTGCAAGTTATCGATACCCTGCCAAACAATGGGTATTTGGTTCAATCAAGAGTAGTACTTGTGAGAGCAGTAGCCTGTGTTATATATATCAAAACAACTTGATTGCCCTATTACAATCTTATAAGGAATTACTAAATTATAATCCTTATCCAAGCATGAGTTCTAGTCCAAGTAAATCATTGAGTTTTAGTCCTAAAACAATTAGAACAACTATAGcattgtatttttcttcataCCCCAAGTAAATCATTGAGTTTTAGTCTTAAAACAATTAGAACAACTCTAGCATTGTATTCTTCTCCATACCAATTTGAAACACTTAATGATTGTTTCAAGACTATAAGAATCACTTGTACTCTAGCCCTTCCAAAAAAAGGTCATAAGGAAGAGGCCAAGTACATAATGGTAAATATATTGAGGAGGAGAAAGGAGTGACTATTGAGTATTAAGCACACGGTACAAGGTCACCCGAGTTTGTTTACCCTTACATGGGTTTAAGCAAGTTCAATAATTCCATAATAACTTTTATTAATTAGGTTCTTATGTTCACTTGGATTTCCTTGCCATTTCGTATTTCCTATAACAAGTGAACGAAATAGAGAATGATGAATTTAAATATCGTTAGAATATAGTCTGGCAGGAGACAAGAACCATATTAACATTATTCTTAACACAAATTTACAAAACATGCACACTATGATCGATGTCAACTAATTAATTATCATTCTTGCCTTTACCATTTTATGACCCCAGAAAAATTACCATACCCAGTTCCCTATTCGATAAAGCTATTTGAACACATCTATGAACCACAttgtaaatcacatcaatagaaGTATAACCCACTTGCTATTGTATTTGTGGTGTCATGATCTTCTATTACTGATGCAGTCCACAATAAGGTCAGTAAATATGATTTATATAGCATTACTCCTCCCTATTATCCGTAACTACATGTTGTAACCTAATTCATAGTCTTGAAACACCCCTTGGGAGTGAAGAATAGAAGTAGAATCCCAGGAGTCTGAAGAGGCAGATTTGGCGTCAAACTCGTTAGCCCACCACACCAAGCTGTCCTTGGAGACATTCATTTCTTTGAAACAATCAAATTCAGCCATTTGATCATGTTCTTGTTGTGCTGTGAAACCAACACATTTATTGTTATCGGTGTCACCAAATGCACCGTGGAAGCTTAAATTAACCTGGTGATGAGGGCCATGAGTTCCGACGCTGTTTGACTGCTCTACATTATCAGCTTTCGCCGCCACAATAGTTGAGTCCACTTGATTGCTTGTGGAGATGCAAGCATGATAGCGGGTGTCCGAGGGTGACATGCCATTCAAAGGATTCTCCAGCTCATCCATACTTTTTTGATTGCATAATTTTGCATATTCCTCTTGAATTAAGATAGACGCAGAAGTGGGCTCCACTTGCTCGTAGACATCATTGATATTACCCTTTTGCCCTTGAACTGGCTGAAGAGGAGTTGTGAGAGCATGGTGGTGCATCATAGGGTTATTATCATTCATGGAACGGAGGGTCTGGATCATCTTTTCTTGCAAAGGGTGCAACTTGGGCCACAGTGCAGGGTGGTTGTAGAAAGAAAAAGGGTTCTGAAGGCTTTGAAGCTGCATATGGAGTTGAAGTCTTTCAAGGGCAGAGCTGCTTAAGGCCTGTGCATCGTCGGCATCCTTGAGCTGATGATCCTGACTCTGATCAGAGGGAGATCGATTGATATTGGATTGTTTACGCATTCCGAGTAACTTTTTCTTCAATCGAGTATTCCAGTAGTTCTTTATATCATTATCAGTTCTTCCAGGCAACTGGGCAGCAATAATAGACCACCTAAAAGTAAAGGATCGAATATCAACATATTAGACTCCAACAACAAGAAACTCAGAAAACCCTAGGATGGTGGATCAATGATATATATTATTGAACTATTTGATGCGATATACCCTTGCTACCTTGGAGACTTGGAGTATAATCAATTATTTGTATTGGGAAAGTATCTTGGACAAGGAAAAAGGGACAACATGTTGAAGTTAAATTTCTTGGGTGATATTAAATTTTACCTGCTACCAATACTTATATAGAGGCTGCAGATGATGTTGTCTTCTTTTTCTGAGAATCCACCATGCTTGATGTTGGGCCTCAAGTAGTTGAGCCATCTCAGCCTGCAACTTTTTCCACATCTTTTGAGCCCTGCAAAAGGTCAAATCAGATCAAGCTTTGAAATATGTGTACAACTTTCCAAACCAAAATCATAATATCCCTAAGAACAAATTATCATGCAGATGCGCATATATATCAAGAGAGTGTGTCAACAATTGAGTCAGTTTTGTGTTCTTACCAATTTTCTGAGGAAGAGCAATCCAGTTGCCACCagtaccattctcttcaatATAGGCCTTAAGTCTAGCATCCTCTTCAGGTGACCATGGTCCCTTCTTGACATTGGCCTTGTCACAGCACGGAGCTCGTCCCATCTCGATTgatcttttctctctttttttttccttttcaggaTCTTCAAGGAGAGTGACTACCAAAAGAATGCTGTCGAGATTGTTAGGAAAAATTGGGAAAGGAAGACAAAGATTTATAGGTAGGAAAAATGGATGATGTGATACTCATGAGGACAGAAAAGTCTTCTCATCCCCCTCCTCAGTATTCAACCCAATTTTCTTCTCCGGGATTTGAtcaaggtctctctctctctctcttactttTTTGGATTAGTTCGATCGTATATAATTAACAATGCATGCAACATGACAAAGTACGGCACagatttcttcttttgcaatattaaatcaaattacttttttttgttttagtagtttattATTTGAATCTGATTAGTACAGGGTATCGGTTAGAAGAAGCCTCCATGCTCTTAGTTTGTAATTATTATTCTTAAAaggttttttagtcaaaatggttttAGAAATTTACATAACACATTACtttagtccctgaaattaaaaatcaatagaaatgatcaTTGAGATTGTTCACTGATAGggattttaccacctgcaaaagtagggataaaaacacttaaaaaatacTTACAACagaacaaggtagttgtagtataaacggcttAAGCAAGGTCGTTTTCCCcatggattgaatgaataatttgtatttaaactaattcttaattaactaattgaaaacaaagattggaaaaagttaattttgaatttaaaaataataaagacgaatttaattaaaatgattaaagaGATTAacagtaaagaaaacaaaagaaaatagttttgaaaaccaaattgtaaaaaccTAGGGTTTCGCcgtccccttaacaatcctatgtagatttatcaattacttatgaattacccatgcaactttgaaggttaggttttcctaatacatATTCTACTCGTGGTATTCAAGCTAGaatgtatatcaaacatgcaatccattcatggtattcagatcaaatataaacatgcatgactcattacgctttgtgaaaaccctttgaaaaaccatgcaacccctaagacgtggtattcatcttaggtgaaattacaactatcaatcacagGAAGCAATGCTCAATTCCTCGGTGGTATTCCGACCGAAttgcatccgattacttatctaaacatcataatggtagctaagaattaagatatagagacagtttaaagcacaatgattaataattcaaagcatgcatgcataatatgataagcaattaaataaaaactacatattcatgttaAGGCTTAAAGCATCGCCCGAGCAAACaaaaattagttacgaacaaccataaaacaaaaggaatttattgaaatagaaaaatgatagaaaacaccttcaaAATACAAAGCGTCAAAGCCTAGCTAAATTATCCACATATGTTCCCCCCTCTAACGTAATggctaaaaagtcttatttatactactagaaaataaaaccctaccttgaaaaggtcttagaataaaactaggaaacataattaaatgataaaacagaaaataaaaggtttcctatttgaactagaattcggagttcattagtcttttgaccgaccaaatcaactcTGATTTGGTCCCAAAGCTCTCTTTTGAAAGTTGAAGatgtcccctacaaatcctcagaaggaatcttcctcaaaatactccatcttgacctccaaaatacccaagaCGTTCAGAAACGTCAATCTGGGAAAACTACGCGCTGGacctttatttcatcgccacggtcaaacggcttggtagaaaaatcaggaattttgatacaatcatcttgaaaggcacACGAACATCtgccaattggaatcactccaaaattcatccatttgatcactttttgatccagaggaagtcgaatgtcctacattgaaaatataatccaaagtatcaaa
This Pyrus communis chromosome 6, drPyrComm1.1, whole genome shotgun sequence DNA region includes the following protein-coding sequences:
- the LOC137736663 gene encoding transcription factor MYB36-like, whose product is MGRAPCCDKANVKKGPWSPEEDARLKAYIEENGTGGNWIALPQKIGLKRCGKSCRLRWLNYLRPNIKHGGFSEKEDNIICSLYISIGSRWSIIAAQLPGRTDNDIKNYWNTRLKKKLLGMRKQSNINRSPSDQSQDHQLKDADDAQALSSSALERLQLHMQLQSLQNPFSFYNHPALWPKLHPLQEKMIQTLRSMNDNNPMMHHHALTTPLQPVQGQKGNINDVYEQVEPTSASILIQEEYAKLCNQKSMDELENPLNGMSPSDTRYHACISTSNQVDSTIVAAKADNVEQSNSVGTHGPHHQVNLSFHGAFGDTDNNKCVGFTAQQEHDQMAEFDCFKEMNVSKDSLVWWANEFDAKSASSDSWDSTSILHSQGVFQDYELGYNM